One part of the Cyclobacteriaceae bacterium genome encodes these proteins:
- the gcvP gene encoding aminomethyl-transferring glycine dehydrogenase, giving the protein MNINTTYAEKFEYRHNGPNPQQIAEMLKTVKASSVDQLIEQTVPANIRLKKPLNLSAAQTEQAFLKSFKALAAKNKLFKSYIGMGYYNTYTPNVILRNILENPGWYTAYTPYQAEIAQGRLEALINYQTMVIDLTGMEIANASLLDEGTAAAEAMHLLHASLKPGKKNARKFFVDKNTFPQTLDVLKTRSAPLGVELVIDDLAKIDVTDPDLFAVFIQYPDSNGAIKDHSAFIQAAHEHDVFVCMATDLLALTLLKSPGEMGADVVVGSSQRFGVPMGFGGPHAAFFATKEDFKRQMPGRIIGASIDAQGKPAYRMALQTREQHIRREKATSNICTAQVLLSVMAGMYAVYHGPEGLKKIAGRVHALTRMLFDGLLAIGLQPVSNNFFDTLTIPCPNKTALAAEAEKRGVNLRYFNDNHVGISLDETTTVEDVNELLEIFRITSPLLQHKQVKDAGIPATLARTSSFMTHPVFNTYYAEHEMLRYIKRLENKDISMVHSMISLGSCTMKLNATTEMIPVTWPELGGLHPFAPANQTLGYQQILKNLEVWLAEITGFTGVSLQPNSGAQGEYAGLMVIRAYHQHRGDHHRNIALIPASAHGTNPASAVMAGMEVVIVKSDADGKIDVADLKAKASQHKEKLSCLMVTYPSTHGVFEEAITEICETIHANGGLVYMDGANMNAQVGLTSPANIGADVCHLNLHKTFCIPHGGGGPGMGPICVNDKLKPFLPGHALVKTGGDHAITAVSSAPWGSASILAISYAYIAMMGAEGLTNATKMAILNANYIKDRLEGHYKILYTGSNGRCAHEMIVDCRDFKKTGIEVEDIAKRLMDYGFHAPTVSFPVAGTLMIEPTESETKDELDRFCDALIEIRNEIREVEESKADKENNVLKHAPHTASVITADVWERPYSRQKAAYPLPYIREAKVWPSVSRVDNAYGDRNLVCSCLPLEAYAQADTVEV; this is encoded by the coding sequence ATGAATATTAATACTACTTACGCTGAAAAATTTGAATACCGCCACAATGGCCCCAATCCACAGCAGATAGCCGAAATGCTTAAAACCGTAAAGGCTTCTTCTGTAGATCAATTGATAGAACAAACTGTGCCCGCCAACATCCGGTTGAAAAAACCTTTGAACCTGTCTGCCGCCCAAACCGAACAGGCTTTTTTGAAGTCATTCAAAGCATTGGCCGCTAAAAACAAGCTCTTTAAATCCTATATCGGTATGGGGTATTACAATACCTACACTCCGAATGTCATCCTTCGTAATATTTTAGAAAACCCAGGATGGTACACGGCTTATACCCCCTACCAGGCTGAAATTGCCCAAGGCCGACTAGAAGCCCTGATCAACTACCAAACCATGGTGATTGACTTAACCGGCATGGAAATCGCAAACGCCTCGTTATTGGATGAAGGCACTGCTGCGGCAGAAGCCATGCACTTATTACACGCTTCATTGAAGCCAGGCAAAAAGAATGCACGCAAATTTTTTGTTGATAAAAATACATTTCCACAAACCCTTGATGTACTGAAAACCCGTTCAGCTCCGCTGGGTGTTGAACTTGTGATTGATGACCTTGCGAAGATTGATGTTACCGATCCGGATTTGTTTGCTGTATTTATTCAATACCCCGATAGCAACGGTGCCATTAAAGATCATTCGGCATTTATTCAAGCAGCACACGAGCACGATGTTTTCGTTTGCATGGCTACCGACTTGCTGGCGTTAACTTTATTGAAATCACCCGGTGAAATGGGTGCTGATGTAGTGGTGGGATCAAGCCAACGGTTTGGTGTACCCATGGGTTTTGGCGGACCACATGCCGCTTTCTTTGCTACAAAGGAAGACTTTAAACGCCAAATGCCCGGCAGAATCATTGGCGCCTCCATCGATGCACAAGGCAAACCTGCATATCGCATGGCGTTGCAAACCCGCGAGCAACACATCCGCAGGGAAAAAGCTACTTCCAATATTTGTACCGCCCAGGTATTACTGTCGGTAATGGCAGGCATGTATGCTGTTTATCACGGACCGGAAGGATTGAAGAAAATAGCAGGGCGTGTTCATGCGCTTACCAGAATGCTGTTTGATGGCTTACTCGCCATCGGACTTCAGCCAGTTAGCAACAACTTTTTCGATACCCTTACTATACCATGCCCGAACAAAACTGCTCTTGCAGCAGAAGCTGAAAAACGTGGTGTTAACCTTCGGTATTTTAACGACAATCATGTTGGTATTTCTTTAGACGAAACCACAACCGTTGAAGATGTAAATGAATTGTTGGAAATATTCCGGATTACTTCTCCACTTTTACAACATAAGCAAGTAAAGGATGCTGGAATACCTGCTACACTTGCGCGTACAAGTTCCTTCATGACGCATCCGGTATTCAACACTTACTATGCCGAGCATGAAATGCTGCGCTACATCAAGCGTTTGGAAAACAAAGACATTTCCATGGTTCACTCCATGATTTCATTGGGATCATGTACGATGAAACTCAATGCCACTACGGAGATGATTCCAGTTACCTGGCCAGAACTGGGGGGCTTGCATCCTTTTGCACCGGCCAATCAAACCCTAGGTTACCAACAAATTTTAAAGAACCTCGAAGTATGGTTAGCAGAGATCACCGGCTTTACCGGAGTGTCACTTCAGCCCAACAGTGGGGCCCAAGGTGAGTATGCCGGACTGATGGTTATTCGCGCTTACCACCAGCACCGTGGTGACCATCACCGAAACATTGCGTTGATTCCTGCCTCCGCACACGGAACAAACCCTGCCAGTGCCGTGATGGCCGGCATGGAGGTAGTGATTGTGAAATCAGATGCGGATGGAAAAATCGATGTAGCCGACCTGAAAGCAAAAGCATCGCAGCACAAAGAAAAACTTTCGTGCCTCATGGTAACCTATCCATCAACTCATGGTGTGTTTGAAGAAGCCATTACTGAAATCTGTGAAACCATTCATGCCAACGGTGGCCTGGTGTACATGGATGGCGCCAACATGAACGCACAAGTGGGCTTAACCTCACCGGCCAACATCGGTGCCGATGTGTGTCACCTTAACCTGCACAAAACATTTTGTATTCCGCATGGCGGAGGCGGCCCCGGCATGGGACCGATTTGTGTAAACGATAAATTAAAACCATTCCTTCCGGGACATGCCCTAGTAAAAACCGGTGGTGATCACGCCATTACGGCTGTATCATCTGCACCTTGGGGAAGCGCAAGCATATTGGCTATTTCATATGCCTACATTGCCATGATGGGTGCTGAAGGGTTGACCAACGCAACCAAGATGGCTATACTAAACGCCAACTATATTAAAGACCGGCTGGAAGGCCACTACAAAATTTTATACACCGGCAGCAATGGTCGTTGCGCACACGAAATGATTGTAGACTGCCGTGATTTCAAAAAGACAGGCATTGAAGTAGAAGATATTGCCAAACGCTTGATGGATTATGGCTTTCATGCGCCCACGGTTTCCTTCCCGGTAGCCGGCACCTTAATGATTGAGCCCACTGAGAGCGAAACGAAAGATGAACTCGATCGCTTCTGCGATGCGCTGATTGAAATCAGAAATGAAATACGTGAGGTGGAAGAAAGCAAAGCCGATAAGGAAAACAATGTGTTGAAGCATGCACCGCACACCGCATCGGTAATTACTGCCGATGTCTGGGAACGTCCTTATAGCCGCCAAAAAGCTGCTTACCCGCTACCGTATATACGCGAAGCAAAGGTTTGGCCAAGTGTTAGCCGTGTCGACAATGCTTATGGCGACCGAAACCTGGTGTGCAGTTGTTTGCCGTTAGAAGCTTACGCACAAGCAGATACTGTAGAAGTTTAG
- a CDS encoding D-aminoacylase yields the protein MIQAPRVSGSIIFLLIVCSYAATGQSFDLIIRNGKIIDGTGNPWFYADLGVKDGKIAAIGNLKEATATTILDAKGLIVSPGFIDVHTHIEGNEIRIPTAGNFILDGVTSVVTGNCGSSSLDIADYFRKIDSVKTSINIATLIGHNTVRRAVLGDYQRDPTADEQKAIELLVEKAMQDGAVGLSTGLIYVPGTYSKTEEVVGLAKAAARFGGVYASHIRNEGDQVTEAIEEAISIGEVAGMPVEISHFKVTYKPNWGRSVHTLEQVERARLRGVDVTIDQYPYVASSTTLSTTVPSWVFSGGKDSVLWRLNDKTTRQKIKKEMTEALKSKKLKNYSYALIARYAPDSTYNGKTITDVNKLKGRKTKPMEEAETILELVASTDRVQMVYFSMDETDLRRILQYPFNMFASDAGINRYGTNMPHPRAYGTNARVLGQYVRELQLIRLEEAIRRMTSLPATKFNLRDRGLLREGMAADIVIFDEKKVGDRATYEKPHAYSEGFEYIIVNGQITAEKGKHTGVRNGVVLKPVH from the coding sequence ATGATTCAGGCACCACGGGTTTCAGGTAGTATAATCTTTCTATTGATTGTTTGTTCGTATGCAGCGACCGGTCAATCTTTTGATCTTATCATTCGCAACGGAAAAATAATTGATGGTACCGGAAATCCGTGGTTCTATGCCGACCTGGGGGTGAAGGATGGAAAGATTGCGGCTATCGGTAATCTTAAAGAAGCTACAGCCACTACTATTCTTGATGCCAAAGGACTTATTGTTTCTCCTGGGTTTATTGATGTGCACACCCATATCGAAGGCAATGAAATCCGCATCCCAACGGCAGGCAATTTTATTCTCGATGGTGTAACCTCAGTAGTTACCGGCAATTGTGGTTCTTCTTCCTTAGATATTGCCGACTACTTTCGGAAAATCGATAGTGTTAAAACCTCTATCAACATTGCCACACTTATCGGACATAATACGGTCAGGCGTGCGGTATTGGGCGATTATCAACGTGACCCAACAGCGGATGAACAAAAAGCAATAGAGTTATTGGTTGAAAAGGCCATGCAAGATGGTGCCGTTGGGTTATCCACCGGTTTGATCTATGTGCCTGGCACCTATTCCAAAACCGAAGAAGTAGTTGGGCTGGCCAAAGCGGCAGCGCGGTTTGGTGGTGTGTATGCATCGCATATCCGCAATGAAGGCGATCAGGTTACAGAAGCGATTGAGGAAGCTATCTCCATTGGAGAAGTGGCGGGCATGCCTGTTGAGATTTCACATTTTAAAGTCACCTACAAACCGAACTGGGGAAGATCAGTTCACACCCTGGAACAGGTTGAACGTGCACGGTTGCGTGGTGTTGATGTTACCATCGATCAATATCCTTATGTGGCCAGTAGCACTACACTGAGCACCACCGTACCCAGTTGGGTTTTCTCTGGCGGAAAAGATTCTGTGCTGTGGCGATTGAATGATAAAACCACACGACAGAAGATCAAGAAGGAAATGACAGAAGCGCTCAAAAGCAAAAAACTGAAAAATTACAGTTATGCTTTGATTGCTCGTTATGCCCCTGACAGCACATACAACGGAAAAACAATAACAGATGTAAACAAATTAAAGGGAAGGAAAACCAAACCCATGGAAGAGGCAGAAACAATCCTGGAGTTGGTTGCTTCCACCGACCGGGTGCAAATGGTTTACTTTAGTATGGATGAAACTGACTTGCGCAGGATCTTACAATACCCGTTCAACATGTTTGCATCCGATGCCGGCATTAACCGGTACGGTACCAACATGCCACACCCACGTGCCTATGGAACCAATGCCCGTGTACTAGGACAATACGTGCGTGAGTTGCAACTCATCCGACTGGAGGAAGCGATCAGGCGCATGACTTCTTTGCCCGCTACTAAATTTAACTTACGTGATCGCGGGTTATTGCGCGAAGGCATGGCTGCTGATATTGTGATCTTTGATGAAAAGAAGGTAGGCGACAGGGCTACCTATGAAAAACCACATGCCTATTCGGAAGGATTTGAATACATTATCGTTAACGGCCAGATTACAGCCGAAAAAGGAAAACATACCGGTGTGCGTAATGGTGTGGTGCTGAAGCCTGTCCATTAA
- a CDS encoding serine hydrolase: MIRKTLLLILLVCSIGAFAQSTSENLDKILKEHFSASEPGAAVLVVQNDKVLLRKGYGIAEINRKQPIEPDMVFRIGSITKQFTSTAILKLVSEGKLSLQDELSKHLPDFKTEHPVTIEQLLNHTSGIKSYTSVPERMTTEAKKTKVSVAEMLGYIQGYPIDFKPGEKWLYNNSAYFLLGAVIEKVTGKTYNDYINQNFFQPLKMTASYPDDSKPIARQAGGYNKGAENVYTMADYVHPSIPYSAGSIFSSVDDLWKWNQSVFGYKLVKKELLEKAWEPTQTTSGDVESYGYGWQLGKVGGSKAIGHGGGIDGFLSFEVYVPELKIYVCLLANNTSVNPEDIAYTLAEEVAGVRSKKPEAITLTAAQRDAYVGVYKINDQEERVITRKGDQYFSQRSGGTKFEIYPYAVDKFAFKETNTRIEFKRDNSGTVTEMEMLDRSFVTRKATKTNKPIPAEREEFVMNPTDFDVYVGEYELAPTFIIKVWREENNYKAQATGQPPFEIYPESASKFFLKVVDAQIEFNRDDKGVVTSMILHQAGRAMPGKKVK, translated from the coding sequence ATGATCCGAAAAACCCTGCTCCTTATCCTGCTGGTTTGTTCCATTGGCGCTTTTGCGCAGAGTACAAGTGAAAATCTTGATAAAATTTTGAAAGAACACTTTTCAGCCTCCGAGCCCGGGGCTGCCGTGCTGGTTGTTCAAAACGACAAGGTTCTTCTTCGCAAGGGCTACGGTATTGCCGAGATAAATCGTAAGCAGCCTATTGAGCCCGATATGGTATTTCGTATCGGTTCCATCACCAAGCAATTCACCTCCACGGCAATTTTAAAACTGGTTTCTGAAGGAAAGCTTTCATTACAGGATGAGTTGAGTAAACACTTACCGGATTTTAAAACAGAACATCCTGTTACAATTGAGCAACTGCTTAACCACACCTCAGGAATTAAAAGTTATACCAGTGTGCCGGAACGTATGACTACGGAGGCAAAAAAGACAAAGGTTAGTGTAGCTGAAATGTTGGGGTACATTCAAGGTTACCCGATTGATTTTAAACCCGGTGAAAAGTGGTTATACAATAACTCCGCTTATTTCTTATTAGGCGCAGTAATTGAAAAGGTTACCGGTAAAACGTACAACGATTACATCAATCAGAATTTTTTCCAGCCCTTGAAAATGACTGCCTCCTATCCGGATGATAGCAAGCCGATAGCGAGGCAGGCCGGGGGTTATAATAAAGGTGCCGAAAATGTGTATACGATGGCTGATTATGTTCACCCTTCTATACCTTATTCTGCAGGCTCAATTTTTTCATCGGTAGATGATTTATGGAAATGGAACCAGTCCGTGTTCGGTTACAAGCTGGTGAAAAAGGAACTTTTGGAGAAGGCATGGGAGCCAACCCAAACAACTTCGGGCGATGTGGAAAGTTATGGATATGGCTGGCAGTTAGGCAAGGTTGGTGGAAGTAAGGCCATTGGGCACGGTGGTGGTATAGATGGATTTTTGTCGTTTGAGGTGTATGTACCCGAACTGAAAATTTATGTGTGTTTATTAGCGAACAATACCAGTGTTAACCCGGAGGATATTGCCTACACCCTGGCCGAAGAAGTTGCCGGAGTTCGCAGCAAGAAGCCGGAGGCAATAACCTTGACAGCCGCGCAACGCGATGCTTATGTAGGTGTGTACAAGATCAATGACCAGGAAGAACGCGTGATTACCCGAAAAGGTGACCAATACTTCTCGCAACGAAGCGGTGGAACAAAGTTTGAGATTTACCCTTATGCTGTGGACAAGTTTGCCTTTAAGGAAACCAATACCCGAATTGAATTTAAAAGAGACAATAGTGGTACGGTTACAGAAATGGAGATGCTTGATCGTTCCTTTGTAACACGAAAAGCAACAAAAACCAATAAGCCCATTCCTGCCGAACGAGAAGAGTTTGTTATGAACCCAACGGATTTTGATGTGTATGTTGGTGAATACGAACTGGCCCCTACGTTTATAATAAAAGTGTGGCGCGAGGAAAATAATTACAAAGCTCAGGCTACAGGCCAGCCTCCATTTGAAATATACCCTGAGAGTGCTTCAAAATTCTTTTTGAAAGTAGTGGATGCACAAATCGAGTTTAACCGCGATGATAAGGGTGTCGTAACCAGTATGATATTGCACCAGGCAGGAAGGGCTATGCCGGGGAAGAAAGTGAAGTAG
- a CDS encoding M28 family peptidase, with translation MKIKFLVFWLVVVFVGVQAQDPVAKKYGQLVTAADLKEYLTIIASDALEGRRTGSRGQKMAAAFIAAHFEEHGLQGPVNGSYFQPVTLYTSGIPEVSLNAGGAPLKENEEFVYFGSGDTGGLLELPLVFAGRATEDDLKQVDVKGKAAVVFLEANASLRNNPAMAKLREKEAKLMVMVMNSEEDFKTMASQLRMFAGGRMTLTKGAATPNLGLFLLTPAAAAKIFKSTPEKLKKAADDKTLAKVKPSTMAITVVQKHKEIKSDNVLGFLEGTDKKDEVLVITAHYDHIGKRSSGEGDLINNGADDDGSGTVSVMSLAKAFAQAKKDGKGPRRSILFMTVTGEEEGLLGSQYYADNSPVFPLEKTVVNLNIDMVGRRDPQHKDSAPYVYVIGSDKLSSELHSLSEDVNKKYTNLIFDYTYNDQNHPERLYYRSDHWNFAKKNIPIIFYFDGIHEDYHQPSDEVDKIEFDLMTQRAQLVFYTAWEIANRDGRIAADKK, from the coding sequence ATGAAAATCAAGTTTTTAGTGTTTTGGCTGGTGGTGGTTTTTGTGGGCGTACAAGCCCAGGATCCGGTAGCCAAAAAGTACGGCCAACTGGTAACAGCAGCCGATTTAAAAGAATATTTAACCATCATAGCCTCCGATGCCCTTGAGGGACGCAGAACGGGTTCGCGCGGGCAAAAGATGGCAGCAGCCTTTATTGCGGCTCATTTCGAAGAGCACGGCTTGCAGGGTCCTGTTAATGGAAGTTATTTTCAACCGGTAACGCTCTACACATCAGGCATTCCTGAGGTTTCCCTTAATGCCGGTGGCGCACCATTAAAAGAAAACGAAGAGTTCGTGTATTTCGGATCAGGTGACACAGGTGGATTGCTGGAGTTGCCGCTGGTTTTCGCAGGTCGCGCAACGGAAGATGATTTGAAGCAAGTAGATGTAAAAGGAAAAGCTGCTGTTGTTTTTTTGGAAGCCAATGCTTCGTTGCGCAACAACCCGGCTATGGCCAAACTGCGTGAGAAGGAAGCCAAACTGATGGTGATGGTAATGAACAGCGAGGAGGATTTTAAAACTATGGCGAGCCAGCTGCGTATGTTTGCCGGTGGACGCATGACGTTAACGAAAGGCGCAGCCACGCCTAACCTGGGTTTGTTTTTGTTAACACCTGCCGCAGCAGCAAAAATATTTAAATCGACACCGGAAAAATTAAAAAAGGCCGCTGATGATAAAACATTGGCTAAAGTAAAGCCATCAACCATGGCCATCACCGTGGTACAGAAGCACAAAGAAATTAAATCGGATAATGTATTGGGCTTTTTGGAAGGCACTGACAAAAAAGACGAAGTGCTTGTCATAACCGCACATTACGATCACATCGGCAAGCGCTCATCCGGTGAGGGAGACTTAATCAATAACGGTGCAGATGATGATGGCTCAGGAACGGTAAGTGTAATGTCGCTGGCGAAAGCTTTTGCGCAGGCTAAAAAAGATGGTAAAGGCCCACGCAGAAGTATTTTATTCATGACCGTTACCGGTGAAGAAGAAGGCTTGTTAGGCTCTCAATATTATGCAGATAATAGCCCTGTGTTTCCGTTGGAGAAAACTGTTGTTAACCTGAACATTGATATGGTGGGAAGGCGCGATCCCCAACACAAAGACAGTGCGCCTTATGTTTATGTGATTGGCTCCGATAAACTTTCAAGTGAGTTGCATAGCCTGAGTGAAGATGTAAATAAAAAGTACACCAATTTGATTTTTGATTATACCTACAACGACCAAAATCACCCGGAGCGTTTGTACTACCGTTCTGATCACTGGAACTTCGCCAAGAAAAACATTCCCATCATTTTTTATTTTGATGGAATCCATGAGGATTACCACCAGCCCAGCGATGAAGTGGATAAAATTGAATTTGATTTAATGACGCAACGCGCCCAGCTTGTGTTCTACACAGCCTGGGAAATTGCCAACCGTGACGGCCGGATTGCTGCTGATAAAAAATAA